Proteins encoded together in one uncultured Desulfosarcina sp. window:
- a CDS encoding FHA domain-containing protein, with protein sequence MIVYCEECGFKNTIDEADVDSRNPQIPCQNCGDMLRFYGLKAKAIKKAPPPKKQEAPSRCLILKYGKVVVVVNEKNARVEIGRQKSNDIQVVNNRVSRIHALVELRNGRYYLTDQSSNGTYLLLEGQKGITVKKREVLLTAKGVIGPGYKVSFKSTDAIQILFEPTS encoded by the coding sequence ATGATCGTTTATTGCGAGGAATGTGGTTTTAAAAATACGATTGACGAGGCTGACGTCGACAGTCGGAATCCCCAAATTCCCTGTCAGAACTGCGGCGACATGCTTCGTTTCTATGGGCTGAAGGCCAAAGCGATTAAAAAAGCGCCTCCACCCAAGAAACAAGAGGCGCCCAGTCGTTGCCTGATCCTTAAATACGGCAAGGTCGTCGTGGTGGTGAACGAGAAAAACGCCCGCGTGGAAATCGGGCGCCAGAAGAGCAACGACATTCAAGTGGTCAACAACCGCGTTTCCAGGATACACGCATTGGTTGAACTGAGAAACGGCAGGTATTATCTCACCGATCAAAGCTCCAACGGGACCTATCTCCTCCTGGAAGGCCAGAAAGGCATTACTGTCAAAAAAAGAGAAGTGTTGCTGACCGCCAAAGGGGTGATCGGCCCCGGCTACAAGGTCAGTTTCAAATCCACCGACGCGATTCAGATTTTATTCGAACCCACTTCCTGA